A stretch of the Actinoalloteichus fjordicus genome encodes the following:
- a CDS encoding AraC family transcriptional regulator — MDALAGLLDGPRARGAFLLRSVLNPPWSLRIEDRAPLTLVSVVRGQAWVVPDTGSAIELAAGDVAIVRGPGPYTVADDPATPPQAVIHPGQRCTTPAGEPLLGLRDLGVRTWGADPNGSTMMLTGTYQMHGEVSRRLLTALPGLVVLRDDEWDCPLLPLLSDEIVKDAPGQTAVLDRLLDLLLIAVLRAWFDRPEARAPAWYRAQSDPVVGPALRILHNEPARPWTVATLAAATGVSRASLARRFHEQVGEPPMRFLTGWRLAVAADLLRSPDETIGSVARKVGYSSSFALSTAFKREHGLSPTQYRTSAAAG, encoded by the coding sequence ATGGATGCACTCGCAGGGCTGCTGGACGGTCCGCGGGCCAGGGGCGCCTTCCTCCTCCGCTCCGTGCTGAATCCACCCTGGTCCCTGCGGATCGAGGATCGCGCGCCGCTGACGCTGGTGTCCGTGGTCAGGGGACAGGCCTGGGTGGTGCCGGACACGGGTTCGGCGATCGAGTTGGCCGCAGGCGACGTCGCGATCGTCCGGGGGCCGGGTCCGTACACGGTCGCCGACGACCCGGCGACGCCACCGCAGGCCGTGATCCATCCGGGACAGCGCTGCACCACCCCGGCGGGGGAGCCGCTGCTCGGGCTGCGAGACCTCGGCGTCCGCACCTGGGGTGCCGATCCGAACGGGTCGACCATGATGCTGACCGGCACGTATCAGATGCACGGCGAGGTCAGCAGGCGGCTGCTCACCGCGCTGCCCGGCCTGGTCGTGCTCCGCGACGACGAGTGGGACTGCCCACTGCTGCCGCTGCTCAGCGACGAGATCGTGAAGGACGCCCCCGGACAGACCGCCGTCCTGGACAGGCTGCTCGATCTGCTGCTCATCGCGGTCCTGCGCGCCTGGTTCGACCGGCCAGAGGCACGGGCGCCCGCGTGGTACCGCGCCCAGTCCGATCCGGTCGTCGGACCGGCACTGCGCATCCTGCACAACGAGCCTGCCCGACCGTGGACCGTGGCGACGCTGGCCGCCGCGACCGGTGTGTCCCGCGCCTCACTGGCGCGACGCTTTCACGAGCAGGTGGGCGAACCGCCCATGCGGTTCCTCACCGGGTGGCGCCTCGCCGTCGCCGCCGATCTGTTGCGCAGCCCCGACGAGACGATCGGTTCAGTCGCCAGGAAGGTCGGCTACAGCAGTTCCTTCGCCTTGAGCACCGCGTTCAAGCGCGAGCACGGGCTCAGCCCCACGCAGTATCGGACCTCCGCGGCGGCAGGCTGA
- a CDS encoding NAD(P)H-binding protein, translated as MTEHASQRRPILVLGGTGKTGRRVAARLADLGLPVRIGSRSGRPSFDWADQATWPAALPDVAAVYIVYYPDLAFPGAAETVEAFANLAVRSGVRRLVLLSGRGEEGALRAEQAVRETGADWTIVRASWFDQNFSEHFLLDPVLSGEIALPASAVAEPFVDTEDVAAVAVAALTEEGHAARLYEVTGPRLLTFADAAAEIAAATGRDIRFVQVSPQEYAAAAATHGVPAEEVSALTELFTTVLDGRNAYLADGVRQALGREPVDFADYARRTAATGVWSV; from the coding sequence ATGACAGAACACGCTTCGCAGCGACGTCCGATCCTCGTCCTCGGCGGCACCGGCAAGACCGGCCGTCGCGTCGCCGCCCGACTCGCCGACCTCGGCCTGCCGGTACGGATCGGCTCTCGATCCGGTCGGCCGAGCTTCGACTGGGCCGACCAGGCCACCTGGCCTGCGGCACTGCCGGATGTGGCGGCGGTCTACATCGTGTACTACCCGGACCTCGCGTTTCCCGGCGCTGCGGAGACCGTCGAGGCCTTCGCGAACCTCGCGGTGCGCAGCGGAGTCCGGCGGCTGGTCCTGCTGTCCGGCCGAGGCGAAGAGGGCGCGCTGCGCGCCGAGCAGGCGGTGCGGGAGACGGGCGCCGACTGGACGATCGTCCGAGCGAGCTGGTTCGACCAGAATTTCAGTGAGCACTTCCTGCTGGACCCGGTGCTCAGCGGGGAGATCGCGCTGCCTGCCTCGGCAGTGGCCGAACCGTTCGTCGATACCGAGGACGTCGCGGCGGTCGCCGTCGCCGCGCTGACCGAGGAGGGGCATGCGGCTCGGCTCTACGAGGTCACCGGCCCACGCCTGCTGACCTTCGCCGATGCCGCAGCAGAAATCGCCGCCGCCACCGGTCGGGACATCCGATTCGTCCAGGTCAGTCCGCAGGAGTATGCGGCTGCGGCGGCGACCCACGGCGTGCCTGCCGAGGAGGTGAGCGCCCTGACCGAGCTGTTCACCACCGTCCTCGACGGGCGCAACGCCTACCTGGCCGACGGTGTCCGCCAGGCACTCGGCCGGGAACCCGTGGACTTCGCCGACTATGCCCGTCGCACTGCGGCCACCGGCGTCTGGTCGGTGTGA
- a CDS encoding anthrone oxygenase family protein has product MPPLLSTLVLIGATLAMGLTAGLFYGFACAVMPGLRTADDHTFVRAVQRINVAILNGWFALGFAGAPLLIASAAALHLPGAAPEVSGWILAALVLDLTVIVITMRVNVPMNDELAKVACSAGAAELAAARRRFEARWVRWNGIRAVVSTAAAACLVIALFRYGGVAVIA; this is encoded by the coding sequence GTGCCACCACTGCTATCGACGCTCGTGCTCATCGGCGCGACCCTGGCCATGGGACTGACGGCGGGCCTGTTCTACGGCTTCGCCTGTGCCGTCATGCCGGGACTGCGAACGGCGGACGACCACACGTTCGTCCGAGCCGTGCAGCGGATCAACGTGGCCATCCTCAACGGCTGGTTCGCCCTCGGCTTCGCGGGCGCGCCGCTGCTGATCGCCTCGGCGGCGGCGCTGCACCTGCCCGGCGCCGCACCCGAGGTGTCGGGGTGGATCCTCGCCGCGCTCGTCCTGGACCTCACCGTGATCGTGATCACCATGCGCGTCAACGTGCCGATGAACGATGAGCTCGCGAAGGTGGCCTGCTCGGCGGGAGCGGCAGAACTCGCGGCGGCACGCAGGCGATTCGAGGCGAGGTGGGTGCGGTGGAACGGCATCCGGGCGGTGGTGTCGACGGCGGCGGCGGCCTGCCTCGTCATCGCACTGTTCCGGTATGGCGGTGTGGCGGTGATCGCCTAG
- a CDS encoding YajQ family cyclic di-GMP-binding protein gives MADASFDVVSKVDRQEVDNALNQAGKELANRFDFRGTGAKVSWSGEEAITIEAETEERCTAAIDVFKEKLIKRGISLKAFEVGEPAVSGRIYRVTGTLVQGISTEKAKQIAKKIRDEGPKGTQAQIQGDQLRVTSKKKDDLQAVISLLKASDFELALQFTNYR, from the coding sequence GTGGCCGACGCGTCGTTCGACGTGGTGAGCAAGGTCGACCGTCAGGAGGTCGACAACGCGCTGAACCAGGCGGGCAAGGAGCTCGCCAACCGCTTCGACTTCCGGGGGACCGGTGCGAAGGTCTCGTGGTCGGGTGAAGAGGCGATCACCATCGAGGCGGAGACGGAGGAGCGCTGCACCGCCGCGATCGACGTCTTCAAGGAGAAGCTGATCAAGCGTGGCATCTCGTTGAAGGCGTTCGAGGTCGGTGAGCCTGCCGTCTCCGGCCGGATCTACCGGGTGACCGGAACCCTGGTGCAGGGCATCTCCACGGAGAAGGCCAAGCAGATCGCCAAGAAGATCCGGGACGAGGGCCCGAAGGGCACTCAGGCCCAGATCCAGGGCGACCAGCTTCGGGTCACCAGCAAGAAGAAGGACGACCTGCAGGCCGTGATCAGCCTGCTCAAGGCCAGCGACTTCGAGTTGGCGTTGCAGTTCACGAACTACCGCTGA
- a CDS encoding EAL domain-containing protein: MSDSPGQVSEAESPESTGSPQRVEEHQRSFRWFSSGLLAVGILFSVFVSAMVPGDFGSDLYWTAPLLAVGFLLAERFTIHVDVNRVGWTVSFTEIPLVIGLLIAPFEVVLIAHLLAGMSMLMGTLISRRAYSHAVYNAGVMCLEVAVPFAMVAVLGQLLEGVGPSWLPVMLGALFSPLISMLLALAAMRVLGGEVRFSGAVRMAAYILAVGLLNTSVGLVGFELADRAPWGWALLVFLCLAVAAFYRAYSGLLRERRDLEALSDVSLTVARSGQHVAGRPAGERSIAVADSRDEWQSITDRIRDQLNATRVVLHLRLDPDGDRFSVVSGEALPVGALPKGELRDDPLLQLPGTQVRYFRAIDAVEEIRSALQSRGAYEALVVPLRGAHQLLGAVEVHDRISRWRGFGQADIRLLRTLASHLATTMDNRRLLGRLRHDAYHDPLTGLLNRPGFREAADARIQPGRQASILRLDLDVLSTVSDALGHAWSDRMVVAAGGRIRDVLGADAPLARLESGSFAVLVLDRSDEELAELAELLLTEVVRPYPVERLTVEASAVVGYACLDEEPTEEESPADALLQQADVAMRAARTGDAGVRRYAPSMGQIFLRRFQLVTQFRQALDTGQVEVHFQPKIALRSRAVVGVEALVRWVHPEFGRLDPDEFVPAVEATGLVDALTSFVMERALIEVRGWLDRGLRISAAVNLSVRNLADENFPERVGEALSRHEVPPQLLTFELTESGVMSDPERALPVLRRLHALGVVLAVDDFGTGYSSLAYLRQLPVDEVKIDKSFVFGMGSDLSDMAVVRSIIELGHSLGLVVVAEGVEEDAVRDQLVEMGCDIAQGYLISRPLPLDRFEAWLQARTVRVRGLYDETVLTLVS; encoded by the coding sequence ATGTCCGACAGCCCTGGCCAGGTCTCCGAAGCGGAGTCGCCGGAGTCGACAGGCTCTCCGCAGCGTGTCGAGGAGCATCAGCGGTCTTTTCGCTGGTTCTCCAGTGGACTGCTGGCCGTCGGCATCCTCTTCTCCGTCTTCGTCAGCGCCATGGTGCCCGGTGACTTCGGCTCCGACCTCTACTGGACGGCGCCGCTCCTGGCCGTCGGCTTCCTTCTCGCCGAGCGCTTCACCATCCACGTCGACGTCAACCGGGTCGGCTGGACGGTCTCCTTCACGGAGATCCCGCTGGTCATCGGCCTGCTCATCGCGCCGTTCGAAGTGGTGCTGATCGCTCATCTGCTCGCGGGCATGAGCATGCTGATGGGCACGCTGATCAGCAGGCGGGCCTACAGCCACGCGGTCTACAACGCGGGGGTGATGTGCCTGGAGGTCGCGGTGCCGTTCGCGATGGTCGCCGTGCTCGGGCAGCTCCTGGAAGGGGTCGGCCCCAGCTGGCTGCCGGTGATGCTCGGCGCGTTGTTCTCCCCGCTCATCAGCATGTTGCTGGCACTGGCCGCGATGCGGGTGCTCGGCGGCGAAGTCCGCTTCTCCGGTGCGGTGCGGATGGCCGCCTACATCCTCGCGGTGGGACTGCTCAACACCTCGGTGGGCCTGGTCGGATTCGAGCTGGCCGACCGAGCGCCGTGGGGATGGGCGCTGCTGGTCTTCCTCTGTCTGGCGGTGGCCGCCTTCTACCGCGCCTACTCGGGTCTGCTGCGCGAACGCCGTGACCTGGAGGCCCTCAGCGACGTGAGTCTCACCGTCGCACGATCCGGTCAGCACGTGGCGGGCAGGCCTGCGGGCGAGCGGTCCATCGCCGTCGCAGACTCACGAGACGAATGGCAGTCGATCACCGACCGGATCAGGGATCAGCTCAACGCCACCCGGGTGGTGCTGCACCTGCGGCTTGATCCCGACGGTGATCGGTTCAGCGTCGTCTCCGGGGAGGCCCTGCCCGTAGGCGCGCTCCCGAAGGGAGAGCTTCGCGACGACCCGCTGCTTCAGCTTCCCGGCACTCAGGTGCGCTACTTCCGGGCGATCGACGCGGTGGAGGAGATCCGCTCCGCATTGCAGAGCCGAGGCGCCTACGAGGCGCTCGTCGTGCCGTTGCGCGGGGCGCACCAGCTGCTCGGCGCCGTCGAGGTGCACGACCGGATCAGTCGGTGGCGGGGATTCGGGCAGGCCGACATCCGCCTGCTGCGCACGCTGGCCAGTCATCTCGCAACCACGATGGACAATCGCAGGCTGCTGGGCAGGCTGCGGCATGACGCCTATCACGATCCGCTCACCGGACTGCTGAACCGGCCCGGGTTCCGCGAGGCCGCAGACGCACGCATCCAGCCGGGGCGGCAGGCCTCGATACTGCGCCTCGACCTCGACGTGCTGTCCACGGTCAGCGATGCGCTCGGACATGCCTGGAGCGATCGGATGGTGGTCGCCGCGGGCGGGCGCATCCGCGACGTCCTCGGTGCCGACGCCCCGCTGGCCCGGTTGGAGAGCGGCTCCTTCGCGGTGTTGGTCCTGGACCGGAGCGACGAGGAGTTGGCCGAACTCGCCGAGCTGCTCCTGACGGAGGTCGTCCGCCCCTATCCGGTGGAGCGCCTGACGGTGGAGGCCTCGGCCGTCGTCGGCTACGCCTGCCTGGACGAGGAGCCGACGGAGGAGGAGTCGCCCGCCGACGCGCTGCTCCAGCAGGCGGACGTCGCCATGCGGGCGGCCAGGACCGGTGATGCCGGGGTCCGTCGATACGCCCCGAGCATGGGGCAGATCTTCCTGCGGCGCTTTCAACTGGTCACCCAGTTCCGACAGGCCCTGGACACCGGCCAGGTCGAGGTGCACTTCCAGCCGAAGATCGCGCTGCGCAGTCGGGCGGTCGTCGGCGTGGAGGCGCTCGTACGGTGGGTTCACCCGGAATTCGGCAGGCTGGACCCGGACGAGTTCGTGCCTGCGGTCGAGGCGACCGGACTGGTCGACGCGCTGACGTCCTTCGTCATGGAGCGCGCCCTGATCGAGGTGCGCGGCTGGCTGGACCGAGGCCTGCGGATCTCGGCGGCGGTGAACCTGTCGGTGCGCAACCTCGCCGATGAGAACTTCCCAGAGCGGGTCGGCGAGGCCCTCAGCAGGCATGAGGTTCCGCCGCAGCTCCTGACCTTCGAGCTGACCGAGTCCGGGGTCATGTCCGATCCCGAGCGTGCGCTGCCGGTCCTGCGCAGGCTGCATGCGCTTGGTGTCGTGCTGGCCGTGGACGACTTCGGCACCGGCTACTCCTCGTTGGCCTACCTGCGACAGCTGCCGGTCGACGAGGTGAAGATCGACAAGAGCTTCGTGTTCGGCATGGGCTCCGATCTCTCTGACATGGCGGTGGTCCGGTCGATCATCGAGCTCGGTCACTCCCTCGGCCTCGTCGTGGTGGCCGAGGGGGTCGAGGAGGACGCGGTGCGGGATCAGCTCGTCGAGATGGGCTGCGACATCGCCCAGGGCTATCTGATCTCTCGCCCGCTCCCGCTGGACCGCTTCGAGGCCTGGTTGCAGGCCCGTACGGTGCGGGTTCGCGGTCTCTACGATGAGACGGTGCTCACACTGGTCAGTTAG
- the rpmG gene encoding 50S ribosomal protein L33: MAATDVRPKITLACEECKHRNYITRKNRRNDPDRLGIKKYCSNCNTHRVHKETR, translated from the coding sequence GTGGCCGCCACCGACGTTCGCCCCAAGATCACGTTGGCGTGCGAGGAGTGCAAGCACCGTAACTACATCACCCGGAAGAACCGGCGGAACGACCCGGACCGTTTGGGCATCAAGAAGTACTGCTCGAACTGCAACACCCACCGGGTGCACAAGGAGACCCGCTGA
- a CDS encoding MaoC/PaaZ C-terminal domain-containing protein, with amino-acid sequence MSLRAAADVEVGELLPESRVSVSRADLVRYAGASGDFNPIHWNERVAREVGLPDVIAHGMFTMAQGARLVADWAGDPAAVVEFGVRFTRPVVVPDDEDGGLIELSGKVTGRDDDGTLKVTVTARSRGQAVLGRAIARVRLA; translated from the coding sequence ATGAGCCTGCGTGCTGCGGCGGACGTCGAGGTCGGCGAGCTGCTTCCGGAGTCGCGCGTGTCGGTCAGCCGGGCGGACCTCGTCCGGTACGCCGGTGCGTCCGGCGACTTCAATCCGATTCACTGGAACGAACGAGTGGCCCGCGAGGTCGGCCTTCCCGACGTGATCGCCCACGGCATGTTCACCATGGCTCAGGGTGCGCGGCTGGTGGCCGACTGGGCGGGCGATCCAGCCGCGGTGGTCGAGTTCGGGGTTCGCTTCACGCGGCCGGTCGTGGTGCCGGACGACGAGGACGGCGGCCTGATCGAGTTGTCCGGCAAGGTCACCGGGCGCGATGACGACGGCACGCTGAAGGTCACCGTCACCGCGCGCAGCAGGGGACAGGCGGTGCTGGGCCGGGCGATCGCGCGGGTTCGACTGGCCTGA
- a CDS encoding pyridoxal phosphate-dependent aminotransferase gives MAVPQTDSPVPSPLRPRISARVGGIRESATLAVDAKAKALKAAGRPVIGFGAGEPDFPTPPHIVAAAEAACAEPRNHRYTPAGGLPELREAIVEKTLRDSQYQVEPSQVLVTNGGKQAVYQAFATLLDPGDEVLLPAPYWTTYPEAITLAGGAAVVVPTDESTGYLVSVEQLEVARTAATKVLLFCSPSNPTGAVYPPEQVAAIGRWAAEHGIWVITDEIYEHLVYDDVQALSLPVAVPELADRCIVVNGVAKTFAMTGWRVGWMIGPKDVIKAAGNLQSHLTSNVANVSQRAALAAVAGPLDAVTEMRTAFDRRRQTIVSLLSKIPGVACPTPQGAFYVYPSVRELLGKELRGRRLTSSIDLAEVVLEHAEVAVVPGEAFGTPGYLRLSYALGDEDLVTGVERMGALLAEAR, from the coding sequence ATGGCCGTTCCACAGACAGACAGCCCAGTTCCCAGCCCGCTCCGCCCCCGAATCTCGGCACGAGTGGGCGGCATCCGCGAGTCCGCGACCCTGGCAGTGGACGCCAAGGCCAAGGCCCTCAAGGCAGCGGGCAGACCAGTCATCGGGTTCGGTGCGGGTGAGCCGGACTTCCCGACCCCGCCGCACATCGTGGCTGCGGCCGAGGCCGCCTGCGCCGAGCCGAGGAATCACCGCTACACCCCGGCGGGGGGCCTGCCCGAGCTCCGCGAGGCGATCGTCGAGAAGACCCTGCGCGACTCCCAGTACCAGGTCGAGCCGAGTCAGGTGCTGGTCACCAACGGTGGCAAGCAGGCCGTCTACCAGGCCTTTGCCACCCTGCTGGACCCCGGCGACGAGGTGCTCCTGCCCGCCCCCTACTGGACCACCTACCCCGAGGCGATCACTCTCGCGGGCGGTGCCGCTGTGGTCGTGCCCACCGACGAGTCGACCGGATACCTGGTCAGCGTCGAGCAGCTCGAGGTCGCCAGGACGGCCGCGACGAAGGTGCTGCTCTTCTGCTCGCCATCGAACCCGACGGGTGCGGTGTACCCGCCGGAGCAGGTCGCCGCGATCGGCCGCTGGGCGGCGGAGCACGGCATCTGGGTGATCACCGACGAGATCTACGAGCACCTCGTCTACGACGACGTGCAGGCGCTCTCGCTTCCGGTCGCCGTCCCGGAGCTGGCCGATCGGTGCATCGTGGTGAACGGGGTCGCCAAGACCTTCGCGATGACCGGATGGCGAGTGGGCTGGATGATCGGCCCGAAGGACGTCATCAAGGCGGCGGGCAACCTTCAGTCGCACCTGACCTCCAACGTCGCCAACGTCTCGCAGCGGGCGGCCCTGGCCGCCGTGGCGGGACCGCTGGACGCGGTGACGGAGATGCGGACGGCATTCGATCGCAGGCGGCAGACGATCGTGTCCCTGCTGTCGAAGATCCCCGGAGTGGCCTGCCCCACCCCGCAGGGCGCGTTCTACGTGTACCCCTCGGTCCGGGAGCTGCTCGGCAAGGAGCTGCGCGGCAGGCGGCTCACGTCGAGCATCGACCTGGCAGAGGTCGTCCTGGAGCACGCCGAGGTGGCCGTGGTGCCCGGTGAGGCCTTCGGCACGCCCGGCTACCTGCGGCTGTCCTACGCCCTCGGCGACGAGGACCTGGTGACCGGCGTCGAGCGGATGGGCGCGCTGCTCGCCGAGGCCCGCTAG
- the secE gene encoding preprotein translocase subunit SecE, producing the protein MSEDREHKRDGEGDDASRPRSAAERRERRASGRPAARKDRRGGDAESSKGEVVSSGATPKKGRPTESRDGKGKRPSLPRRLGRFIREVVAELRKVIWPTRKQMVTYTLVVLVFVSFMVTLVAGLDIAFSQGVLWLFG; encoded by the coding sequence GTGAGCGAGGACCGCGAGCACAAGCGGGACGGGGAGGGCGACGACGCCTCCCGGCCACGCAGCGCTGCCGAGCGTCGCGAGCGCCGCGCCTCCGGGCGCCCGGCTGCCAGGAAGGACCGACGCGGCGGAGACGCCGAGTCGTCCAAGGGCGAGGTAGTGAGTTCGGGCGCCACCCCGAAGAAGGGGCGGCCGACCGAGTCGCGCGACGGCAAGGGCAAGCGCCCTTCGCTGCCGCGTAGGCTTGGTCGGTTCATCCGCGAGGTCGTGGCTGAACTCCGGAAGGTCATCTGGCCCACGCGCAAGCAGATGGTGACCTACACACTGGTGGTGCTGGTCTTCGTTTCCTTCATGGTGACGCTGGTGGCGGGACTGGACATCGCCTTCAGCCAGGGCGTGTTGTGGCTGTTCGGCTGA
- the nusG gene encoding transcription termination/antitermination protein NusG: protein MTSNEDSQELAGLSDAQVHAKDADDDSTAVESAEAGETATEATDGAAAGAASTGEAAEEPQDEPEFDPVAEMRAALASAPGEWYVVHSYAGYENKVKTNLETRVQTLDVEDFIFQVEVPTEEVTEIKNGQRKQVQRKVLPGYILVRMELNDASWGAVRNTPGVTGFVGATSRPSPLTLDEVLKFLVPQVEEAKPEKGKAAAAASKSNIEVDFEVGESVTVMDGPFATLPATINEVNADAQKLKVLVSIFGRETPVELSFNQVSKI from the coding sequence GTGACCTCCAACGAGGACAGCCAGGAGCTGGCCGGCCTGTCCGACGCGCAGGTGCACGCCAAGGACGCCGATGACGACTCGACGGCTGTCGAGTCCGCCGAGGCCGGCGAGACTGCCACGGAGGCCACCGACGGTGCTGCTGCCGGAGCGGCCTCGACAGGCGAGGCGGCCGAGGAGCCCCAGGACGAGCCCGAGTTCGACCCGGTGGCCGAGATGCGCGCCGCGCTCGCGAGCGCGCCCGGCGAGTGGTACGTCGTGCACTCCTACGCCGGTTACGAGAACAAGGTCAAGACCAACCTCGAGACCCGGGTCCAGACCCTCGACGTGGAGGACTTCATCTTCCAGGTCGAGGTGCCGACCGAAGAGGTCACCGAGATCAAGAACGGCCAGCGCAAGCAGGTGCAGCGCAAGGTGCTGCCCGGCTACATCCTGGTCCGGATGGAGCTGAACGACGCCTCCTGGGGCGCGGTGCGCAACACGCCTGGTGTCACCGGCTTCGTCGGGGCCACCTCGCGTCCCTCGCCGCTGACCCTGGACGAGGTGCTGAAGTTCCTCGTCCCGCAGGTCGAGGAGGCCAAGCCGGAGAAGGGCAAGGCCGCCGCTGCGGCAAGCAAGTCGAACATCGAGGTCGACTTCGAGGTCGGCGAGTCGGTGACCGTCATGGACGGGCCGTTCGCCACCCTGCCCGCGACGATTAACGAGGTCAACGCCGACGCACAGAAGCTCAAGGTGCTGGTGTCGATCTTCGGCCGCGAGACTCCGGTGGAGCTGTCGTTCAACCAGGTCTCCAAGATCTGA
- the rplA gene encoding 50S ribosomal protein L1, whose product MTKRSKAYRQAEELIDRARLYSPLEATKLAQETAKAKQNSTVEVAIRLGVDPRKADQMVRGTVNLPHGTGKTARVIVFATGDKAAEAEAAGADAVGTDELIERIQGGWLDFDAAIATPDQMAKVGRIARILGPRGLMPNPKTGTVTPDVTKAVTEIKGGKITFRVDKQANLHMVIGKASFETDKLVENYAVALDEVLRAKPSAAKGRFLKKITFSTTMGPGIPVDPNRTRDLLSDEASS is encoded by the coding sequence ATGACCAAGCGCAGCAAGGCTTATCGTCAGGCAGAAGAGCTGATCGACCGCGCGCGGCTCTACTCGCCGCTGGAGGCGACCAAGCTGGCCCAGGAGACCGCCAAGGCCAAGCAGAACTCCACGGTCGAGGTGGCGATCCGGCTCGGCGTCGACCCGCGTAAGGCCGACCAGATGGTGCGTGGCACCGTCAACCTGCCGCACGGCACCGGCAAGACCGCCCGCGTGATCGTCTTCGCGACGGGGGACAAGGCAGCCGAGGCCGAGGCCGCAGGCGCCGACGCGGTGGGCACCGACGAGCTGATCGAGCGCATCCAGGGCGGTTGGCTGGACTTCGACGCCGCGATCGCCACGCCGGATCAGATGGCCAAGGTCGGTCGGATCGCGCGCATCCTCGGCCCGCGTGGCCTGATGCCGAACCCGAAGACCGGCACCGTGACGCCCGACGTCACGAAGGCCGTCACCGAGATCAAGGGCGGAAAGATCACTTTCCGGGTAGACAAGCAGGCCAACCTGCACATGGTGATCGGCAAGGCGTCGTTCGAGACCGACAAGCTGGTCGAGAACTACGCGGTCGCCCTGGACGAGGTGCTGCGGGCGAAGCCCTCGGCAGCCAAGGGCCGCTTCCTGAAGAAGATCACCTTCTCCACGACCATGGGCCCCGGCATCCCGGTCGACCCGAACCGCACCCGCGACCTGCTGTCCGACGAGGCCTCTTCCTGA